A single region of the Streptomyces virginiae genome encodes:
- a CDS encoding SDR family oxidoreductase, whose amino-acid sequence MGRRWLVTGCSSGLGQALATAAARAGDSLAVTARKTADLEDLAAAWPGRIVPIPLELRDAASCEEAVRSAVDRLGGVDVLVNNAGIGLFGAVEEVSDAELRDQLETLVVGPWRLTRLVLPLMRSQGHGHIVNISSIVGRIAFPGLAAYVAGKHALEGMSQALAVEAAPHNIRVTVVEPGMFATRYGTSMTEAHHRIPAYDATNREMLEGARGLAENPETGRPEDFAARVLAIVATQDPTPLRIPVGDDAYGYLELAEQASREEFAAARILTQGPPPPPA is encoded by the coding sequence ATGGGACGACGCTGGCTGGTCACGGGATGCTCCTCCGGCCTCGGGCAGGCGCTGGCCACGGCCGCCGCCCGGGCCGGGGACTCACTGGCGGTCACCGCCCGCAAGACCGCGGACCTGGAGGACCTCGCCGCCGCCTGGCCCGGCCGCATCGTCCCGATCCCGCTCGAACTGCGGGACGCCGCCTCCTGCGAGGAGGCCGTGCGCAGCGCCGTGGACCGTCTCGGCGGTGTCGACGTCCTCGTCAACAACGCGGGCATCGGACTGTTCGGTGCCGTCGAGGAGGTGTCGGACGCCGAGCTGCGCGACCAGTTGGAGACCCTGGTCGTCGGCCCCTGGCGGCTCACCCGGCTCGTCCTGCCGCTGATGCGGTCCCAGGGCCACGGCCACATCGTCAACATCTCCTCCATCGTCGGCCGGATCGCCTTTCCGGGCCTGGCGGCCTACGTCGCCGGGAAACACGCGCTGGAGGGCATGAGCCAGGCGCTGGCCGTCGAGGCCGCCCCGCACAACATCCGCGTCACGGTGGTGGAGCCGGGGATGTTCGCCACGCGCTACGGCACGTCCATGACCGAGGCCCACCACCGGATTCCGGCCTACGACGCGACCAACCGCGAGATGCTCGAAGGCGCCCGCGGTCTCGCGGAGAACCCGGAGACCGGGCGCCCCGAGGACTTCGCCGCGCGGGTCCTCGCCATCGTCGCGACCCAGGACCCCACACCACTGCGGATCCCGGTCGGCGACGACGCGTACGGCTACCTGGAGCTGGCCGAGCAGGCGTCCCGCGAGGAGTTCGCCGCGGCCCGGATCCTCACGCAGGGCCCGCCCCCGCCGCCGGCCTGA
- a CDS encoding vWA domain-containing protein, giving the protein MRPELDRAKLLAARYKAAETRPYLASALYALTVVPSAEVRTMGVDRFWRCYVSPAFVEATPVVELAGVWIHEVAHLLRDHHGRAERLPAADQRDAVRVNIAQDCEINDDLLADGLVLPEGRMEPRLYGLPTGGLFEAYLPAIPPTPRGPDCGSGAHGIPTPWELGEDGGPARVGPVEAEALRRQTAEAVRAHQRTRGRIPAGWALWAEELLEPTVDWRQALAGAVREAAAWAAGAVDYTYRRPSRRTPALGGRVVLPSLRRPLPRVAVVIDTSGSMGPDDLAAALAEVTGVLREVGVGGNRIAVLACDADVHAVTRVRSAGEVTLAGGGGTDMRVGIDAALALPDRPNVVVVLTDGHTPWPQETPSCRLIAALVGDAPPAPPPWVETVRVTPTT; this is encoded by the coding sequence GTGCGCCCGGAGCTGGACCGCGCGAAGCTGCTGGCGGCCCGCTACAAGGCCGCCGAGACCCGTCCGTACCTCGCTTCCGCGCTGTACGCCCTGACGGTGGTCCCCTCGGCCGAGGTGCGCACCATGGGCGTCGACCGGTTCTGGCGCTGCTACGTCTCGCCCGCCTTCGTCGAGGCGACCCCGGTCGTCGAGTTGGCCGGGGTGTGGATCCACGAGGTGGCGCACCTGCTGCGCGACCACCACGGCCGGGCCGAGCGGCTGCCCGCCGCGGACCAGCGCGACGCGGTCCGGGTCAACATCGCCCAGGACTGCGAGATCAACGACGACCTGCTGGCCGACGGGCTGGTCCTGCCCGAGGGCCGGATGGAGCCCCGGCTCTACGGCCTGCCCACGGGCGGCCTGTTCGAGGCCTACCTGCCGGCGATCCCGCCGACGCCCCGCGGCCCCGACTGCGGTTCCGGCGCGCACGGCATCCCCACGCCCTGGGAGCTGGGCGAGGACGGCGGCCCCGCCCGGGTCGGCCCGGTGGAGGCGGAGGCGCTGCGCCGGCAGACCGCCGAGGCCGTACGGGCCCACCAGCGCACCCGGGGCCGGATCCCCGCGGGTTGGGCCCTGTGGGCCGAGGAACTCCTGGAGCCCACCGTCGACTGGCGCCAGGCGCTGGCGGGTGCGGTCCGCGAGGCGGCCGCCTGGGCGGCCGGCGCCGTGGACTACACCTACCGCCGTCCCTCGCGCCGCACGCCCGCGCTCGGCGGCCGGGTGGTGCTGCCCAGTCTGCGCAGGCCGCTGCCGCGGGTGGCCGTCGTCATCGACACCTCGGGATCGATGGGCCCCGACGACCTCGCGGCCGCCCTCGCCGAAGTCACCGGCGTCCTGCGGGAGGTGGGCGTCGGCGGCAACCGGATCGCCGTCCTCGCGTGCGATGCCGACGTGCACGCGGTGACGCGGGTACGCAGCGCCGGCGAGGTGACCCTGGCCGGTGGCGGTGGCACGGACATGCGGGTCGGTATCGACGCGGCCCTGGCCCTGCCCGACCGCCCGAACGTGGTGGTCGTGCTGACCGACGGACACACGCCGTGGCCGCAGGAGACACCGTCCTGCCGGCTGATCGCCGCTCTGGTCGGCGACGCCCCGCCGGCGCCCCCGCCCTGGGTGGAGACCGTACGCGTCACGCCGACCACCTGA
- a CDS encoding AAA family ATPase → MSATRSRPTRALAAADALGARLDATRTEPATNPQLEALALAVTANQPVLLWGEPGIGKSAGMQRLATALGVPLETVIASVHEPSDFAGLPIVGEDPATTGVPMAPPDWAVRLARTGHGLLFFDELSSAPPAVQAALLRVVLERRVGSLELPAAVRIVAAANPPASAADGWHLSPPLANRFVHLDWTHNPRTVARGMAGTWPEVAIPDVDPAKASGAVARARGAVSGFLTARPGLVHHMPSEAAGRGRGWPSPRTWEMALRLLATGYAASSGREALAAALTGAVGEAAGIELLSYLEHLDLPDPDRVLADPDAFALPERGDRQLAFLIAVVAAVQSDLTRPRWEAAWAVLSKAVDAGVPDVAARAAADLAAMRDLDWPVPAGIDAFVELLQLSGSLPGGG, encoded by the coding sequence GTGAGTGCCACCCGATCGCGGCCCACCCGGGCACTGGCCGCCGCCGACGCCCTGGGTGCCCGGCTGGACGCCACCCGCACCGAGCCCGCCACCAACCCCCAACTGGAGGCACTCGCACTGGCCGTGACGGCCAATCAGCCCGTCCTCCTGTGGGGTGAGCCGGGCATCGGAAAGTCCGCCGGCATGCAGCGGCTCGCCACCGCGCTCGGCGTGCCGCTGGAGACCGTCATCGCCAGCGTCCACGAGCCCTCCGACTTCGCCGGACTGCCCATCGTCGGCGAGGACCCGGCCACCACGGGTGTCCCGATGGCGCCGCCGGACTGGGCGGTACGCCTCGCTCGCACCGGCCACGGCCTGCTGTTCTTCGACGAGTTGTCCTCCGCCCCGCCGGCCGTGCAGGCAGCCCTGCTGCGCGTGGTCCTGGAACGCCGGGTCGGCAGCCTGGAGCTGCCGGCCGCGGTACGGATCGTCGCCGCGGCCAATCCGCCCGCCAGCGCCGCGGACGGCTGGCACCTCAGCCCACCGCTCGCGAACCGCTTCGTCCACCTCGACTGGACGCACAACCCGCGCACCGTGGCCCGCGGCATGGCCGGCACCTGGCCCGAGGTGGCGATCCCGGACGTCGACCCCGCCAAGGCGTCCGGTGCGGTCGCCCGCGCCCGCGGTGCCGTCTCCGGCTTCCTGACCGCGCGGCCGGGTCTGGTCCACCACATGCCGTCCGAGGCCGCCGGGCGGGGCCGCGGCTGGCCGTCCCCGCGCACCTGGGAGATGGCCCTGCGGCTGCTGGCCACGGGGTACGCGGCCTCGTCGGGCCGGGAGGCGCTGGCCGCCGCCCTCACCGGGGCCGTGGGCGAGGCCGCCGGGATCGAGCTGCTCTCGTACCTCGAACACCTCGACCTGCCCGACCCGGACAGGGTCCTGGCCGACCCGGACGCCTTCGCCCTGCCCGAGCGCGGTGACCGGCAGCTGGCCTTCCTCATCGCCGTGGTCGCGGCCGTGCAGAGCGATCTCACCCGACCCCGTTGGGAAGCGGCCTGGGCGGTCCTCTCCAAGGCCGTGGACGCGGGCGTGCCCGACGTCGCCGCCCGCGCCGCCGCCGACCTCGCCGCCATGCGCGACCTCGACTGGCCGGTGCCCGCCGGCATCGACGCCTTCGTGGAACTGCTCCAGTTGTCCGGCTCGCTGCCGGGCGGCGGCTGA
- a CDS encoding ankyrin repeat domain-containing protein, which translates to MSPADAELSGDFRQEDGPAWQRIRRYAVPGWMIEQATAHRLAGDWRAACAVAAVDVDFELSEVEARYGAGVAEAVAEDLPHLAPDLLRWHLPRLLGGRTTIAPDLRIVLASYGGPGGPALSVTTPVMTEGSQRLRLHCAPVVTERNKYTGRGFAPEHWTSMRPFWDARHAPELGARFADPDGLAERIAQLRAAGDTVGAYEAAGILCDLTVPPVQRYQRPADPEALFARLPADLTRIAPEVTRLAAAGSGDRYRLTVDWPYSAVLEHTGPDALRARIVTQAEAASLPALPRYAWQRLPDLELVRTGRISPGELHPLVTDALFPDAGPAAGPPGPRTDGRPVRVRCRGGWHEVRSRGGVLDLPHTPEEQQRERAMRAFGGAVSGCFAVQQSWTTGEGRLPRGLRAERQAFFLRVQHGDTPAVVALLDAGVDPRIRDGRHRGLLHALHLLDHEVLLPRLLAAGLDLEARDKAYRTPLLSAVHWGGSADLVRALLAAGSRIDVMDEMDLSVSQEIRRYKRTDLTFLRDRVDQEFPEIGADWFDEHMEYWENEDEDEDGDDEEEKGEGGEGDDA; encoded by the coding sequence GTGAGCCCGGCCGACGCCGAACTGTCCGGCGATTTCCGGCAGGAGGACGGCCCGGCGTGGCAGCGGATCCGCCGCTACGCGGTGCCCGGCTGGATGATCGAGCAGGCCACCGCGCACCGGCTGGCCGGCGACTGGCGGGCGGCCTGCGCGGTCGCCGCCGTGGACGTCGACTTCGAGCTGTCCGAGGTCGAGGCCCGATACGGCGCGGGCGTCGCCGAGGCCGTGGCGGAGGACCTGCCGCACCTCGCCCCCGACCTGCTGCGCTGGCACCTGCCCCGGCTCCTGGGCGGCCGCACCACCATCGCCCCCGACCTACGGATCGTGCTCGCCTCCTACGGCGGCCCGGGAGGGCCGGCCCTGTCGGTCACCACGCCCGTCATGACCGAGGGCTCGCAGCGGCTGCGCCTGCACTGCGCGCCCGTCGTCACCGAGCGGAACAAGTACACGGGACGCGGCTTCGCCCCGGAACACTGGACCTCCATGCGGCCGTTCTGGGACGCCCGCCACGCCCCTGAGCTCGGCGCGCGCTTCGCCGACCCCGACGGCCTCGCCGAGCGGATCGCACAGCTGCGAGCCGCCGGGGACACGGTCGGCGCGTACGAGGCCGCGGGCATCCTGTGCGACCTGACGGTCCCCCCGGTGCAGCGGTACCAACGCCCGGCGGACCCGGAGGCACTCTTCGCGCGGCTGCCCGCCGACCTCACCCGGATCGCGCCGGAGGTGACGCGGCTCGCGGCGGCCGGTTCCGGCGACCGGTACCGGCTCACGGTCGACTGGCCCTACTCGGCCGTGCTGGAGCACACCGGCCCGGACGCGCTCCGGGCCCGTATCGTTACGCAGGCCGAAGCGGCCTCCCTCCCGGCCCTGCCCCGGTACGCCTGGCAACGGCTGCCCGATCTCGAACTGGTACGGACCGGCCGGATCTCCCCCGGCGAGCTGCACCCGCTGGTGACCGACGCGCTGTTCCCGGACGCCGGCCCGGCGGCGGGACCGCCCGGCCCCCGCACGGACGGCCGGCCGGTACGGGTGCGCTGTCGCGGCGGGTGGCACGAGGTGCGCTCGCGAGGCGGCGTACTCGACCTGCCGCACACCCCGGAGGAGCAGCAACGGGAGCGCGCGATGCGGGCGTTCGGCGGTGCGGTCTCGGGGTGCTTCGCCGTACAGCAGTCCTGGACCACGGGCGAGGGGCGGCTGCCGCGCGGCCTCCGGGCGGAGCGGCAGGCGTTCTTCCTGCGCGTCCAGCACGGCGACACCCCCGCCGTGGTGGCGCTGTTGGACGCGGGTGTGGACCCCCGGATCCGGGACGGCCGCCATCGCGGGCTGCTGCACGCGCTCCACCTGCTCGACCACGAGGTACTGCTGCCGCGGCTGCTGGCGGCCGGTCTCGACCTGGAGGCGCGGGACAAGGCGTATCGCACCCCGCTCCTGTCCGCGGTGCACTGGGGTGGTTCGGCGGACCTGGTCAGGGCTCTGCTGGCGGCCGGCTCCCGCATCGACGTCATGGACGAGATGGACCTCTCCGTGTCCCAGGAGATCCGACGCTACAAGCGAACCGACCTCACCTTCCTCCGGGACCGTGTCGACCAGGAGTTCCCCGAGATCGGCGCCGACTGGTTCGACGAGCACATGGAGTACTGGGAGAACGAGGACGAGGACGAGGACGGAGACGACGAAGAGGAAAAGGGCGAAGGCGGAGAGGGGGACGACGCGTGA
- a CDS encoding gala protein, translating to MTQPTPVRCPAIEHPDLPPADPARLDPLLARLAADRPVETDETFPLGTLRADGRLDLCKQGLGPAGAARLLPAATASAHARHLLLGTNAIGDAGAGTLAEALAAGHGLHTLYLGCNRIGPDGVGSLAGALGEDTTVRALWLKRNPLFADGARTLAALLRRNTVLRTLDLVNTGIGAEGVHLLLDALLEREQPLERLFLGGNGLGPDAAPLLAALIREAGVRELYVPANHLGDEGVTTLAAAAADSAHPVRLGLGGNGIGAAGARALAASLGGIEVLDLGRTLSERSLGAPGNHPGDEGAYALAAALPGSPLRRLELRHTGLTGRGAKSLLAAVPADSALEYVGLGPGLPRRVKRSFTERLRPARAAHPDVRAIGSVYR from the coding sequence ATGACACAGCCGACACCCGTACGGTGCCCCGCGATCGAGCACCCCGACCTGCCACCGGCCGACCCGGCGCGCCTCGACCCGCTGCTGGCCCGGCTCGCGGCGGACCGGCCCGTCGAGACCGACGAGACCTTCCCGCTCGGCACCCTGCGCGCCGACGGCCGCCTCGACCTGTGCAAGCAAGGGCTCGGCCCGGCGGGCGCTGCCCGTCTGCTGCCGGCCGCCACCGCCTCCGCCCACGCCAGGCACCTGCTGCTCGGCACCAACGCCATCGGCGACGCGGGCGCCGGCACCTTGGCCGAGGCGCTCGCGGCCGGCCACGGGCTGCACACCCTCTACCTCGGCTGCAACCGGATCGGCCCCGACGGGGTGGGCTCCCTCGCCGGCGCCCTCGGCGAGGACACGACCGTCCGCGCCCTGTGGCTCAAGCGCAACCCGCTCTTCGCGGACGGCGCCCGCACCCTGGCCGCGCTGCTGCGCCGCAACACCGTCCTGCGCACCCTCGACCTGGTCAACACCGGGATCGGCGCCGAAGGCGTCCACCTGCTGCTCGACGCCCTGCTGGAGCGCGAACAGCCCCTGGAACGGCTCTTCCTCGGCGGCAACGGCCTCGGTCCCGACGCCGCCCCGCTGCTGGCCGCCCTGATCCGGGAGGCCGGGGTGCGCGAGCTGTACGTCCCCGCCAACCACCTCGGCGACGAGGGCGTCACGACCCTCGCGGCGGCCGCCGCCGACTCCGCCCACCCGGTCCGCCTCGGGCTCGGCGGCAACGGCATCGGCGCCGCCGGAGCGCGTGCGCTGGCCGCCTCCCTCGGCGGCATCGAGGTGCTCGACCTCGGCCGGACCCTGTCCGAGCGCAGCCTCGGGGCCCCCGGCAACCACCCCGGCGACGAAGGGGCGTACGCCTTGGCCGCGGCTCTCCCCGGCAGCCCCCTGCGCCGACTGGAGCTGCGCCACACCGGCCTCACCGGGCGCGGCGCGAAGAGCCTGCTCGCGGCGGTGCCCGCGGACAGCGCCCTGGAGTACGTCGGCCTGGGCCCCGGCCTGCCCCGCCGGGTGAAGCGCTCCTTCACCGAGCGACTGCGTCCCGCCCGCGCGGCGCACCCGGACGTACGCGCCATCGGCAGCGTGTACCGGTGA
- a CDS encoding 3-oxoacyl-ACP synthase III family protein, giving the protein MSTATAHSRIEALGLCLPATVQTTPQLAALVPGLGDVDIEKITGITERRVYDPEPDAGEDSFGMALAAARDALRSSRYEAADLDIVISASITRFKDGSRFTFEPSFAAMLAGELGARSAIHFDVSNACAGMMTGVWLLDRMIRSGAVRRGLVVSGEQATRVAQTAAREMTDSYDPQFASLSVGDSAAAVVLDVSVDAADRIHYIELMTCSEYSHLCMGMPSDRTPGISLYTDNKKMHNRDRLKLWPRFHEDFLAKRGRTFAAEEFDHIIQHQVGTRFIDYANQTAEAEFGTPMPDSLSVVERYGNTATTSHFLTLCEHLRAGDARPGATYLLVPAASGVVTGALSATLTNVGV; this is encoded by the coding sequence ATGAGCACCGCCACCGCACACAGCCGAATAGAAGCCTTAGGCCTCTGCCTTCCGGCAACAGTCCAGACCACGCCTCAACTCGCCGCCCTGGTCCCGGGGCTGGGGGACGTGGACATCGAGAAGATCACCGGGATCACCGAGCGACGCGTGTACGACCCCGAACCGGACGCCGGCGAGGACTCGTTCGGGATGGCCCTGGCCGCCGCCCGGGACGCGCTGCGGTCCTCCCGCTACGAAGCCGCCGACCTGGACATCGTCATCTCCGCGTCGATCACCCGCTTCAAGGACGGCAGCCGCTTCACCTTCGAGCCGTCCTTCGCCGCGATGCTGGCCGGGGAGCTGGGCGCCCGCTCCGCCATCCACTTCGACGTCTCCAACGCCTGCGCCGGAATGATGACCGGCGTGTGGCTGCTCGACCGGATGATCCGCTCCGGTGCCGTGCGGCGCGGGCTCGTCGTCAGCGGCGAGCAGGCGACCCGCGTCGCGCAGACCGCCGCACGCGAGATGACCGACTCCTACGACCCGCAGTTCGCCTCGCTGTCCGTCGGCGACTCGGCGGCCGCGGTCGTCCTGGACGTCTCCGTCGACGCCGCCGACCGCATCCACTACATCGAGCTCATGACCTGCTCCGAGTACTCCCACCTGTGCATGGGCATGCCCAGCGACCGCACCCCGGGCATCTCCCTCTACACGGACAACAAGAAGATGCACAACCGCGACCGGCTCAAGCTGTGGCCCCGCTTCCACGAGGACTTCCTGGCCAAGCGCGGGCGGACGTTCGCCGCCGAGGAGTTCGACCACATCATCCAGCACCAGGTCGGCACCCGGTTCATCGACTACGCCAACCAGACGGCCGAGGCGGAGTTCGGCACGCCCATGCCCGACTCGCTCTCCGTCGTGGAGCGGTACGGAAACACCGCCACGACCTCGCACTTCCTGACGCTGTGCGAACACCTCAGGGCGGGCGACGCCCGCCCCGGAGCCACGTACCTGCTGGTGCCGGCCGCCTCCGGCGTGGTCACCGGTGCCCTGTCCGCGACGCTCACGAACGTGGGGGTGTGA
- a CDS encoding fatty acid CoA ligase family protein: MPQTRFVEDPAVEGSATLLDGLAGWLERNARAFPEKPAVVHPDGRGSGGYSTLTYGELQDTVEELSRGFLHAGITRGTRTVLMAPPGPELFALCFALFRVGAVPVVVDPGMGIRRMLHCYRAVGAEAFIGPPLAHLVRVLGRRTFAGVRVPVTLGRRRLGRGHTLAALRTAPATDRPADTAAPTGGDDLLMIGFTTGSTGPAKGVEYTHRMALSIARRIEAVHGRTRDDVSLVTLPFYGVLDLVYGSTLVLAPLAPARVAQADPALLVAALEQFRVTTMFASPALLRNLAGHLTGAARGRHPLPELRCVVSGGAPVPDAVVAALRSVLDEKARIHVTYGATEVLPISSIEAAEILGDDDLDTAHPDGGTATGDAAATGAGTAAGAAAGEGTCVGRPVPGTRVAIAPVTDGPLTRFDPAAGLPAGRVGEILVQGDSVSPRYHRAPASDAAHKAIEERPGGAEPLVWHRTGDLGHLDAEGRLWFCGRAAQRVRTGHRDLHTVRCEGVFNAHPLVRRSALVGIGPAGAQRPVVCVETETGPDGAELDEAAWTRLVAELGTMAEAQAATTGLREFLRHPGFPVDIRHNAKIGREELARWAERQQARPSSSTGRRAARIVPIAGWAYLVGGAAWAAAAGVPDVPVLRWLWWADAFLSIGVHAAQIPLALPRGREAGHGTGSVVRNTMLYGATWWRTL, from the coding sequence GTGCCGCAGACGAGGTTCGTCGAAGACCCGGCCGTGGAAGGATCCGCCACCCTGTTGGACGGCCTGGCCGGATGGCTCGAGCGCAACGCCCGCGCCTTTCCCGAGAAGCCGGCCGTCGTCCACCCCGACGGCCGCGGCTCCGGCGGCTACAGCACCCTCACCTACGGCGAGTTGCAGGACACGGTCGAGGAACTGTCCCGTGGATTCCTGCACGCCGGGATCACCCGCGGCACGCGCACGGTGCTGATGGCCCCACCCGGGCCGGAGCTGTTCGCCCTCTGCTTCGCGCTGTTCCGGGTCGGGGCGGTGCCCGTCGTCGTCGATCCCGGCATGGGCATCCGGCGCATGCTGCACTGCTACCGGGCCGTGGGCGCCGAGGCCTTCATCGGGCCGCCCCTCGCCCACCTCGTACGCGTCCTGGGCCGCCGTACCTTCGCCGGCGTACGGGTGCCCGTCACCCTGGGGCGGCGCCGGCTCGGCCGCGGCCACACCCTGGCCGCGCTGCGCACCGCCCCCGCGACCGACAGGCCCGCGGACACGGCGGCGCCGACCGGCGGGGACGACCTGCTGATGATCGGCTTCACCACCGGAAGCACGGGCCCCGCCAAGGGCGTCGAATACACCCACCGCATGGCGCTGTCCATCGCCCGTCGGATAGAAGCCGTCCACGGCCGCACCCGCGACGACGTCTCGCTGGTCACCCTGCCCTTCTACGGGGTGCTCGACCTGGTCTACGGATCCACCCTGGTCCTCGCGCCGCTGGCGCCCGCCCGGGTGGCCCAGGCGGATCCCGCCCTGCTCGTCGCCGCACTGGAACAATTCCGCGTCACCACCATGTTCGCCTCGCCCGCCCTGCTGCGGAACCTGGCCGGACACCTCACCGGCGCCGCCCGCGGCCGCCACCCGCTGCCCGAACTGCGCTGCGTCGTCTCCGGCGGGGCCCCGGTGCCCGACGCGGTCGTGGCCGCCCTGCGCTCCGTCCTCGACGAGAAGGCGCGCATCCATGTGACGTACGGGGCCACCGAGGTACTGCCGATCTCCTCGATCGAGGCGGCCGAGATCCTCGGCGACGACGACCTCGACACCGCCCACCCGGACGGCGGCACCGCGACCGGTGACGCGGCCGCAACGGGGGCCGGGACCGCTGCCGGAGCCGCAGCGGGCGAAGGGACCTGTGTCGGCCGGCCCGTCCCCGGTACCCGGGTGGCCATCGCCCCCGTCACCGACGGCCCGCTCACCCGGTTCGACCCCGCGGCCGGCCTGCCCGCCGGACGCGTCGGCGAGATCCTGGTCCAGGGCGACTCCGTCAGCCCGCGCTACCACCGCGCACCCGCGTCGGACGCCGCGCACAAGGCGATCGAGGAACGCCCCGGTGGTGCGGAGCCCCTCGTCTGGCACCGGACCGGAGACCTGGGCCACCTCGACGCCGAAGGACGCCTGTGGTTCTGCGGGCGCGCGGCGCAGCGGGTCCGCACCGGCCACCGGGACCTGCACACCGTGCGCTGCGAGGGAGTCTTCAACGCCCATCCGCTGGTCCGGCGCTCCGCCCTGGTCGGCATCGGGCCGGCCGGCGCCCAACGGCCCGTCGTCTGCGTGGAGACCGAGACCGGACCGGACGGGGCCGAGCTCGACGAAGCCGCCTGGACGCGGCTGGTAGCCGAGTTGGGCACCATGGCCGAGGCACAGGCCGCGACCACCGGCCTGCGGGAGTTCCTGCGCCACCCCGGATTCCCGGTGGACATCCGGCACAACGCCAAGATCGGCCGTGAGGAGCTCGCCCGCTGGGCCGAGCGACAGCAGGCCCGGCCCTCGTCGTCCACCGGGCGGCGCGCGGCCCGGATCGTGCCGATCGCCGGATGGGCGTACCTCGTGGGCGGGGCGGCGTGGGCCGCGGCCGCGGGAGTACCCGACGTTCCCGTGCTGCGGTGGCTGTGGTGGGCCGACGCCTTCCTCAGCATCGGCGTGCACGCCGCGCAGATCCCCCTCGCGCTGCCGCGCGGTCGGGAGGCCGGCCACGGGACCGGCTCGGTGGTCCGCAACACCATGCTCTACGGCGCGACCTGGTGGCGGACGCTGTGA
- a CDS encoding NAD-dependent epimerase/dehydratase family protein: protein MADAVKILVTGASGFLGGHLVDGALSQGHQVRALVRPGRAAVRLGSLPGVEVVTGDLTDEGSLGRAAEGCEAVLHSAARVVDHGSRAQFEAANVTGTQRLLAAARSAGARRFVFVSSPSALMRIREGDRLGIDESTPYPRRWFNLYCETKAIAEQHVRAADGPGFTTCALRPRGIWGPRDHAGFLPRMVDALRVGRLPDLSGGKQVLVSLCHVDNAVDACLRAVHAPAGRIGGKAYFVADREETDLWPFLARVGALFDCPPPAPRIPLLLGRGLAAAVETSWNLRHRSAGRGPDAGPDASPPMSRYMMALLTRSATYDTSAARRDLGYAAPRTQADGLRALGEWVTEVGGVAAWTAGPAAPTEAAVSARPGPGHTEQGNTTS from the coding sequence GTGGCGGACGCTGTGAAGATCCTGGTCACCGGAGCATCCGGATTCCTGGGCGGGCACCTCGTCGACGGTGCCCTGAGCCAGGGCCATCAGGTCCGCGCCCTGGTCCGCCCCGGCCGTGCCGCCGTACGCCTGGGCTCCCTGCCCGGCGTCGAGGTCGTCACCGGCGACCTCACCGACGAGGGTTCGCTCGGGCGGGCGGCCGAGGGCTGCGAAGCCGTCCTGCACAGCGCGGCACGGGTCGTCGACCACGGCAGCCGCGCCCAGTTCGAGGCCGCCAACGTCACCGGCACGCAGCGGCTGCTGGCGGCGGCACGGTCGGCGGGCGCGCGGCGGTTCGTGTTCGTCTCCAGCCCGAGCGCGTTGATGCGGATACGGGAGGGCGACCGTCTCGGCATCGACGAGAGCACCCCGTACCCGAGGCGGTGGTTCAACCTCTACTGCGAGACGAAGGCGATCGCCGAACAGCACGTACGGGCGGCCGACGGGCCGGGGTTCACCACCTGTGCCCTGCGCCCGCGCGGCATCTGGGGGCCGCGCGACCACGCCGGATTCCTGCCGCGCATGGTCGACGCCCTGCGCGTGGGCCGACTGCCCGACCTGTCCGGCGGCAAACAGGTGCTGGTCTCGCTCTGCCACGTCGACAACGCGGTGGACGCCTGCCTGCGGGCCGTGCACGCGCCCGCCGGGCGGATCGGCGGCAAGGCCTACTTCGTCGCGGACCGCGAGGAGACGGACCTGTGGCCCTTCCTGGCGCGGGTCGGAGCCCTCTTCGACTGCCCGCCGCCCGCCCCGCGCATCCCGCTCCTCCTCGGCCGCGGGCTGGCCGCGGCCGTCGAGACGAGCTGGAACCTGCGCCACCGGTCCGCCGGCAGGGGTCCCGACGCGGGCCCGGACGCGAGCCCGCCCATGAGCCGCTACATGATGGCGCTGCTGACCCGCTCGGCGACGTACGACACCTCCGCCGCCCGCCGGGACCTCGGCTACGCCGCTCCGCGCACCCAGGCCGACGGGCTGCGCGCACTGGGGGAGTGGGTGACGGAGGTGGGCGGCGTGGCCGCCTGGACCGCCGGCCCGGCCGCCCCCACCGAGGCCGCCGTATCGGCCCGCCCCGGCCCCGGCCACACCGAACAAGGGAACACCACGTCATGA